The region TCCCACCGCCGATTATGCGTTTGACAATGGGGTGTTGACTGTTGAGTTAACCACCATGATTGAGTCCGCAGGAAAACACTGGGTGAGTGAAGTTGAAAGTTCTCGCAACATCTTGTGGAATGACCAATGGCAACGGGTAGATGCGATTGGTTTAGAACTCAGAATCCATCACCCAGAGAGCTTTCGCCCGATTCAAGTCACTTGCCGCAACGGCGAAACGAAACCGATTTGGGCATTTACCAAAGTCGTGCGCCTCAAGAAGTTTGGACGCAAGCGATTGGTCATCGTCCACGAGCAAGCAGATTTACAAGACCCACCTCGCTTCCTGCTCACCGATGCGTTGCATTGGGAAAGTGGGCGAGTCATGCAGACTTGGAGTTATCGATGGTCCTGCGAGGTCTTTCATGAGGTGAGCAAACAGCACACCGGGCTAGAGTCGGCTCAGGTGCGGAACGAGGAAGCGGTCAACCGTCACTTCCGTCTTAGTTGCGTGGCGCAGTCGATTCTGCAACGGACTGCCTGTTCTGGCGCACAATCTGAACGATTTGAGTTTGCTCAAGGCAAGCAAACGGTGGGACAGAAGCTCTATACCCTCACTCGTCAAGCCTTTGATGATTTGCTGCAATTCATTGTGACGCGATGTTCTCACGGACATACAAATGAACAGATTTTACAAGCTCTCCTCCCCAGTTGATTGGCGATCGTTTTTTCTACTTCGGTAACTTGCCAAGTTGTGTGCAGGGCTTTATTTTGAGAAAAGTGCTTGTAGTGGCAACAGCATCAAGGCAGCAGCCAATGCCTATGTGAAGGTGGTAAATGCTATCTGCGATCGCTTGAACCTGAGCTTATTCATGCGGCAAGAAGATGAAACTTAAACCCAACTGAGAATTTGATCAATCATGCGATTTGCTTGGGATGCATAACTGCCACCAAACAGGTTGAAGTGATTCAGGATATGGTACAGGTTATAGAGCACTTTGCGTTGCGAATAGTCAGAATCTAGCGGAAAGGTGTCATTGTAAGCCCGATAGAACTCAGCAGGGAAACTGCCGAATAGTTCCGTCATTGCCAGGTCTACTTCGCGATCGCCATAGTAAGTCGCCGGATCAAAAATCACAGGCTCTCCAGCACGGGTGACTGCGGCATTGCCCGACCACAAATCTCCATGCACCAAGGATGGCTGTGGATCATGCCCTGCCAACAGTTGAGGAATGGCATCTAGTAAGCGCTCCTGTTGGGGGAAATATCCACCTCGTCGGTTTGCCAGCTTAAACTGAAAGCCAATTCGGTGTTCTTGCCAAAAGGTAACCCAATCGGCTGTCCAGGGGTTGGGCTGTGGCGTAGAGCCAATAGTATTATTCATCTTCCAGCCAAAGCCCCTGGCGCTAGTTGCCCGATGCATCGCCGCCAGTTGTTGCCCCATTGCCAACCAGGCATTTCCATCCCCACGTCCTAAATCCAGCCACTCCAGCACTAAGTAGGCGGAATTGCCAGCCGTACCCCAACAGATCGGCTTGGGGACGCGAATGGTATGGGTTGCCACCATATCATCTAATCCTGCTGCTTCTGCCTCAAACATGGCGATTTGGGTTGCCTGGTTAACTTTTACGAAGTAGGCGCGTTGCCCATCGGAAAGTGCATAGCCAGAGTTGATGCATCCCCCACTCACCGATCGCCGCTGATTGGCGGCAAACGACTGCCCAGTGACCTGGCTAATATGTGTTGCAATAGAATCCCACATGAGTCGCTGCCACCAGATTTACCAGAGTCCCTGCACAGACCCAACCACGACACAGTTGTCAAATAGTCGCTGGTCACCTACCTCAACGAATGCCTCATTCCCTTTTGTGAAGAGGGTCACACTTCCATTGCCATATCGTGCCCCTGATGCTGCCTCTTCTTGAGGAAGGACTAGCACCTTAGACCCGAAGGTGGCTTTTACGGTTTTGTCATCCCGGTACTCAGCCGAAAAACTCTTACCTGCATCGCATCGATAGACGACGCTATTGATGATCTTCGGTGCAGTTTCTTGAGCCAGGATCGATTGACCAGAGATTCCTATACTGAAAGCAGTGGTCAATGCAGTCAGGGAAGAGGCGATCGCACATTTCATAGGCATCCAGCAGAAAACCGTTCGCCATGTTTGCGAAGAAGTTAAAGGGGTGTTCATCGAAATTTCTCCTCAATCAAAATTTCTCCTCAATCAATTCAGGATGTTGCCAGATTATCCGCAATCTTGCGGGCTGTAATCCATAACTTTTCTAAAAAACTTTGCCACTTCTGTGGATCTGTGCAGAATGTAGGGTGCCAATTTATCGCGATGGTTAGTCATCTCAGGACGATAGCCACCATTTCAACCATTCGTCTGAGCTGGCTAATAGTCATTGTCTCATCAAAGATGGCAAGGCTATAGAACCATTGGCGTTTGAGGTGTGCAAAAGTGCGGCTCCTTATTCTGTCGTCTCATCCTAGACTCTATTGAACGCTCCATCTTCTTCATTGGCTCAAAACGCGACTCGGCTCTATCTGTCTTTGATAGCGGCGAGTGTTCTGGCAACGATTGCCACGTGCACTACTAAGAATGCGATCGCCCAGGAATACGCCGCGACTACTGCCGCTGCTGCCACATCTGCAACTGAGCCACAGTATTACCAGGAATACCAATCAGTGATTGTGCCCGCAGAGCTAATTACTGCTCCCACTGCACAATTTGTGCCACCCCCTAGCCAAATTCCGCCTCCTCCCCCTCCCAGCCAAATTCCTCCTCCCCCTCCAGTTACACCCACGCCCAGTTCTGCTCCATCGTTACCCGTTGTTGTTCCCACCCCCAGCCCCAGCCCCAGCCCTGCAGCACCACCATTAACCCCACCCGCTTCGTTAAACGAACCCATCTGGGTTGTTCCTGCTACACCTGCGCCAACAGCCCCACAACAAGTAACGGTGCCACCAACAGTCCCGCCTGCCCCGCAGCCAGGACCCATTTTGCGATCGCCCCCCCCAGGGGAATTAGTAGTTCAAGCCACCGATGTCAAAATTATTGGTGTTGAACCTGAAACTCAGGCATACGGGTTGGAGATTATTCAAACCAAGCCAGGTGGACAAACCAGCCCTACTCTCCTGCAAAACGATGTTGCCATTCTCGAGAATTCTGGTTTCTTCTCCAACGTCACTGTTAGCACTCAGCAAAATCCCCAAGGAGTAAGCGTAACGTTTGTTGCCAATCCCGTACTTCTCCAAGCCCTGCAGCTTTCGAATGCCCAGGGACTGAGCTTATCAGTTGCCAACTCCATCTTCAAAGACCAGTTTGGTAAACCCATCACTCCTGGCGGACTGAATCAGGCAGTTAAACAAATCAACGATTGGTATGCCCAGAATGGTTTCACTCTGGCTCGCGTTGTGAGTTTGCAGCCAACTCCTCAAGGCATTGTCGTAGTGGAAGTTGCAGAGGGACGTATTGCCGATGTGCAGTTGCGCTTTGTCAATCGAGACGGACAAAGTGTGGACGAAAATGGCAGACCCATTCGCTTCCGCAGCCAGGAATCGTTTGTGCGTCGCCAGATTAAGTTGCAACCGGGACAACCCTTCCAGGTGCGGATCGCGCAAGAAGATTTGGCTCGCTTACAGGCATTGGGGATTTTTGAGCGAACCAATGTCACGTTTGAAGGTGATGCTCGCAATACTGTCGTGGTATACAACTTGCAGGAGCGTCCGCCCCGGGATTTACGATTTGGAGGTGGCTATAACGATACCTTAGGGCTGTTTGGCACGGTCAACATTCAGGACATTAACTTTGGGGGATTGGGGCAGCGCTTAGGCGGCACGGTACTGGTTGGGACTCGCGATGTGCAGTTTGATGCTCGCTTCGTGAGTCCTTATCGTGACACGGAACCCAATGTTCCTGGTTACAATGCGAATGCGTTCCGAAATCAGGGATTGTCGAATGTGTTCACCGATGAGGTGCGCCTGCCCAACGGCGATCGCGTGCGGGAGCGGCGCTATGGAGCCAGTGTAGGACTAGAGCAACCCCTGGGTGGTGGCTGGAATGGTTCCTGGGGATTGAACTATACCAATGTTAGTATTCGAGACAGCGGCGGCAAAGTGTTTGCGAAAGATGAGTTAGGCAATTCCCTTAGCCTAAGTGGGACTGGCATTGACGACTTGTTCAGTTTTTCGTTTACAGCCCTGCAAGATCTCCGAGATAATCCTCTGAATCCCAGTTCTGGTTCTCTTGCCCGGCTGAACACCGAGCAATTCTTCCCAATTGGACGCGGCAATGTACTGGGGACAAAACTACAAGCCAACTACACCCAATTTATCCCCATTAAGTTGATTACCGCATCGCATAAAACCCCCCCCAATCCAGCAGAGAGTCAGCCAGAGACGATCGCGCTGAACGTTCAGGGAGGAACTTGGGTCGGTGATTTGCCTCCCTACAATGCCTTTATTCTAGGAGGACCTTTCTCGGTACGAGGGTGGGATACAGGCGAGATCGGAACTAGCCGCAGCTACATCGAAGCTTCCGCCGAGTATCGCTTCCCGATTTATCGGTTCATTGGTGGGGCAGCCTTTATTGACTTTGCTTCAGATCTGGGCAGCAGCGATGACGTTCCGGGTAAACCTGGGGTGGTGCGGGATAAACCCGGAACTGGTTTAGGGTTTGGCGTTGGAGTGAGAATCAATTCACCCCTGGGCATTTTGCGCGGTGATCTAGGCATCAGCAATCAGGGGGATGTGCGTTTCCAGTTTGGATTTGGGCAGCGGTTTTAACCAGTGGTTTTAACCAAGGGTAGACCTCTGAATGCGGCTATTTTTGGGGGGTGTCGTGATGGTTTTAACCATCCCCACCCTTTTCAAACATCCTCTAACACGTAGATGGAATGCCTCGTTTCATGAGTTTGTAGGCAGCCGTGAGTTCGGCAAGTCCGGCGCCGATATCACGACAATGAAATGATGTTCTGTGTCTAAACCTTATCTTCTGCTGATGGACAATATTCTACCGATGGATAGCAGTAGCATTCATCAGAAAGTTAGGCGCACTGGGCTTGTCATTGTAAGAACCGATCAGGGCATCCACATCGGAGCGATCGCGAATCACCGCACTACAGGCAAGCGGGAACTGATTTCTCACTTCATACTGGAGAACATTGCCCACTGGAGAACATTGCCCAAAAAGCAGTACAGTGCTATCCAGGGTGAATTACCTCTAGAGTGGGGGTTGTATTCGTCTTTGTTCAGATTGGGACATCATAAGCGGTTGGCGTGGTGGTGAGGAGAGTAAGGCATGGGTTGGTTGGCTAGAAAATTATCTGGCTCTCGCTTCAAGTGGAGACAGGTTCGGCAACGTGATGGGTTCTTTGACCAGGTGATAGCCGCAGCGGATTGGCTGTTGTCGCCTGCTCCTTATAGCCGCCCTGAATTTCTCCAAATTCCGCCCCAAGCCATTGAAACGAATGCTTCCATCCAGACCAGCGAGAAACGAGCCTATCGTACTACTTATGCTTCCATCATCTTACCGGTATACAACGAGCAGGCATGTATTCACCAAACGTTTGACTCGGTATTAGAGTATGCTCGCACTCATCCCTCTTACGATTTTATCTTTGTCAGTGATGGTTCTACTGATCGCACGGTGTCGCTCTTAGAAAGCCGAATTGCTGTCAGTGGTTGCGATCGCATCTATGTTCTGGCCTATCCTCAGCAGGGCGGCAAGGGCTATGCGGTGCGTCGGGGAGTGGAGCTTGCCGAGGGTGATTTTGTGTGTTTTATCGATGGCGATCTGGCCTATTCTCTCGACCATCTAGATTTGCTGTTGGCGAAACTGGAACGGTACGAGGTTGCGATCGGTTGTCGCAGTCTTGTCCCAGACGGCAACCAGGGACTCAAGCCGATTCGCAAAATTGCTGGAAAAATCTATAACATGCTATCTCGCCGCCTCTTGAACCTGCCCTATGTGGATATGCAAGCTGGACTGAAAGGGTTTCAGCGAACTGCCGCTATCCGCCTCTTTAGTTTGCAAGAGCTGACCGGCTTTTCCTTTGATGTAGAACTTATTTACTTAGCAAAGAAATTTGGTTACTCCATTGCAGAGGTGCCAGCACGAGTTTCTTCTGGGCATTCCCGCAAGTTGTCCAAGGTGAATCTATTGGGTGATTCCTTAAGAATGCTGCGTGACCTCCTCCGCATTCGGTTCAATGATTTCATCGGACGATATGAATAAAACTGTGCTACTCAGCTTTGATGTAGAGGAATTCGACGTTCCCGAAGAGTACGGGCAATCTCTACCAGATGCAGTAAAACTTGCTGTTTCACGAGAAGGATTGCAACCTGTGCTGCACCTGTTGGAAGAGTTGGGAATTCGGGCAACGTTTTTCACGACTGCGAACTTTGCCCTACATTATCCAGAGTTGATGCAGGCGATCGCCCAAACTCACGAAATTGCCTCTCACGGCTTTTATCACTCCTCATTTGAAGTAGCAGATTTGCAAAAATCTAGATACGCGCTAGAAGCCCTCACTCAAACATCCATTGTTGGGTTTCGCATGGCACGATTGCAGAAAATCAATGATTGGGACATTGAATGTGCTGGATACGCCTATAATTCTTCAGTGAACCCGACTTACCTGCCGGGGCGATACAACAATTTTTTGCAACCCCGCACCGCACACTACTCCAATCACCTGTTGAACATCCCTGTGTCTGTTACGCCCCTGATCCGATTTCCCTTATTTTGGTTAAGCTTCAAGCACTTGCCCTTGTCGCTCTATCAGGCTGCGAGTGCCTGGACTTTGCAGGTAGATCAGTATTTGAGTTTGTACTTTCACCCGTGGGAGTTTACTGATATTTCCCACTTTGCGGTGCCTGGTTATATCAAGCACCGTTCTGGTCAGTCGATGTTGCGCCGCCTCAAACGCTACTTAATCTGGCTCAAGCAACAGGCAGACTTTATCACCTATGCCGAGTTCAAACAGCGAGTTCCCCAGTAGACAATGCCTCTAAATCTCCTGTCTTTCATCGGTATCTTCGCGCTCTGTGGCATTGCCTGGCTCACCTCAGAGAATCGTCGTCTCATCCCCTGGAGAACGATCGCCTGGGGGATTGGACTGCAACTGATTTTGGGATTGTTTGTGTTCTTGGTGCCGCTAACTCGTCTGGTTGTGGAAGTCATCAGCAATGCTGTGAATTCTATGCTGGATGCCACGGAAGCGGGTGCCCGTTTTGTGTTTGGTTCGTTGCTGGTGCCCGATCCAGTCAGCATACCAGGTCCGATTTTGGCAGGGCGCTGGATCGCTCGGGCAGTTACGCCGCCCTATGTTCCCGTACCAGGCGATCGCCTCAGTGCCGATTTTTTGAACCTGGGCTATATCTTTGCCTTCCGAGCTTTGCCCAGCGTGATTTTCTTCTCAGCGTTGATGTCGCTTCTCTACTCATTGGGGTTGATTCAGCCTATCGTCAACCTGTTTGCCAAAATCTTTCAGCGCACGATGAGGCTGAGTGGGGCTGAGGCGCTGAGTGGAGCCAGCAATATTTTTGTTGGCATTGAGTCGGCGTTGGTGGTGCGCCCCTATCTAGAGCGAATGACGCGCAGCGAACTGTGTGCGATTCTGGCATCCTGTTTTGGCAGTATTGCCTCTACGGTGCTGGCATTATACGCAGGATTGTTGCGTCCGGTATTCCCTAATATCACGGGTCATTTGGTTTCTGCCTCGATGATGGCAATTCCTGCTTGTTTCGTGATTTCCAAAATTCTCGTACCCGAAGCTGAAGTGCCTGAAACTATGGGAGTCCAGTTAGAGAAACAGGCACAATCAGATATTGATTTAGTGGCGACTACTCAATCCCTGGAGTCATTTGAAGCAGTGGTTGCCAGTGAGGAAGGGGCAGTTGCGATCGCAGAGCCGGAATCCGAACGCTCAGGAGACCCTGTGCTCCCGGAGGCAAAATCGATTGCTGCTCCAGAGACCGTTGAGGTTGCTGAAAAAACTGTGTTGCTGAGTCCTATGGAGAGTGTAGTCGTGGGGGCATTGGATGGGGTGAAGCTAGCTGTGGCGATCGCAGCGCTGCTGATTGCGATTTTGGGACTGGTAGCGCTGGTTAATCTGTTTTTTGCCAACCTGGCATCTCTGGCGACCAGTTCTCAGCCGTTTATCAGTGCAATCGGCAGAGTGTTTCAAGTGGTTACGCTGCAAAACATTGTCGGAGCCTTATTCTTACCCCTTACCTTTCTCACAGGTGTTTCCCTCAAGTGGCAAGAACTCTGGCAGGCATCCTTACTTTTGGGGCAGCGCTTGATTGCAACAGAGGTGCCGTCTTACCAGCAGTTAGGTGTTCTTGCTAGCCAGGGAGCGATTAGCGATCGCACGTTGCTCATCGTTAGCTATGCCCTGTGCGGTTTTGCTCACATTCCATCGCTGGGCATCTTTGTAGGCGGATTGATTGGCATTGTTCCGTCTCGTCGCAAAGACATTTCCTCCCTTGGCTTAAAAGCGCTCTGGGCAGCTACCCTTGCTACTCTCATGATCGGTGCCATCGCCGGACTGTATGACATGGGTAACCCGTCCATCCTTGGCAGATAGCATTCAACTGGCAATTTCGTATGAAACCTGGCATGAAACGCAACCAATTGTTGATCTGGAGTTTGACCATTCTGAGCATGGTTGTGATTGTCCTTATCAGCCACTCACATACGTTTCCGTTTCTTCCTGCGATCGCCCAAACTTCCAAACCTTCCCCCATTTCTCCCCCCTCTTCCCCTCCTGGCTCCCCTTCCCCCGCGTCTTCTCCCACCCCCTTCCCCCCTGTTCCTGTCACCCCCTCTGCCCTCCCTTCTCCCCTGGCTCCGCCTGCTTCTGATGCAACTCCATTGCCCTTAGGTGGTACCTATCAAGATTCAGCCAGGCGCTTTAAAGTTGGCGTTTTGGAGAATTACAAAGTCAGCCCATTAGCTGGTTCTGTCTTGATTGAATCGCCTGATGGAAGCCTGGCATACACGGTTGTGCCACAGTCGCAGCCCTTAGGTAACCCGATTGGGTTGATTGCAGGCTACGATAACAGCGAAAGTCTGGCAAAAATTGCAACGACTGTATTTCAACGAGGGGAAGGATTTCAACCAACCCCTGCTAGGCCAGAAGCAGGTGGCGGTGCCGTGATGGACTGGACAGGGACGCTCACCATTGGTGGAAATGCTCAACCTGTGCGGGGAGTGATTTTGGTACGTCCTTCTGCCCAAACCATCCTGCTACTATTGATCGCGGCAACTCAAGCCGGACAAGACCAGATCCCCGGTGCCCTCTCAGCCCTTGCTACTAGCCTGGAGGCAATCCAGTAACTTATGTATGGATATGACCAAGAAATTCGGCGCTTAATGGATGTGCTGCCTGCATCAGGGCGGATGTTGACTAAATTAGTCAGCAAGCCTGATCAACGCGTAGTGATTGATGCACCGTTTCCGCTGCCCTGGATGACAGAACGCCCTATCTTAATTAATTTCAGCTTATTGAGTGAATTAACTCCCCCTCAGCGCGATTTGCTGGTATTGCGAACCGTGAGTTGGTCTACAGGGGTGAAGTGGTTTCAACCTAGCGTTTACCAGGGCGTGCTGTTGGCTGGTGTTTTAGGAGTGGTGATTGAAACTGTGCAGACGGATCCGGTGGGGATCTTGGCGGCTGGAGCGCTGGGTGCGATCGCGGGCACGCAAATCTGGCGTAACAACCGTAGCACTCAGCGCGAACTGGATGCAGATGAAGCAGCCATCCAGGTGGCTCTGCGCCGGGGATATACGGAACCGGAAGCGGCTCGTGCTTTATTGACTGCAATTGAACAAGTGGCAGAAATTGAAGGACGACGTGGGTTCAGCTTTGTGGAATTGTTACGCTGTCAGAACCTGAAAGCGATCGCTGGCATTTCCCCTATTGAAGTTCCTACTGATGTTCGACAAGAATAAACACCTGATTTATCTGACTTAGCAAGCATTTCGTATGATATCCAATCCCATGCATTATTCGTCCTCCAAAGTAGCGTAAGATCGGACTTCATCCTTTGTTTTGCATCACCGGATCTTATGCTGTGCGACTATCTGCAACTGATTTTGACGGCGCGTGTCTACGATGTTGCTCAGGAAACCCCGTTGGAGATTGCTCCCAACCTTTCTGCCCGATTAAACAATACCTTGTTGCTAAAGCGGGAGGATATGCAGTCTGTCTTCTCGTTTAAGTTGCGGGGTGCTTACAACAAAATGGCGAAGTTGCCACCGGACTTATTGCAACAGGGTGTGATTGCTGCCTCTGCCGGAAACCATGCTCAGGGAGTAGCGTTAGGCGCAAAACGATTGGGTAGTCGGGCGATCATCGTCATGCCCGTGACTACCCCCCAAGTGAAAATTGATGCTGTCAGAGCGCGGGGTGGCGAGGTGGTGCTGCATGGTGATACTTACGACGATGCCTATGCCTACGCACGGCAACTAGAAGCGGAAAAGGGGTTGACCTTTATTCATCCCTTTGATGACCCGGATGTAATTGCAGGGCAGGGCACGATCGGTATGGAAATTTTGCGCCAGTATCAGCAATCGATTCATGCCATTTTTGTGGCGATTGGTGGAGGTGGCTTAATTTCTGGGATTGCAGCGTATGTCAAACGGATTCGCCCCGAAATCAAGATTATCGGTGTGGAACCAATCGATTCGGACGCAATGTATCAATCTCTCAAGGCTGGGGAGCGGGTGCGGTTGTCCCAGGTTGGTCTGTTTGCCGATGGGGTGGCAGTGCGGCAGGTGGGGGAAGAAACTTTTCGCCTGTGTCAGCAGTATGTAGATGAAATTATTCGGGTGGATACGGATGATACTTGCGCGGCAATTAAAGATGTGTTTGAAGATACGCGATCAATTTTGGAACCTGCGGGAGCCTTAGCGATCGCCGCTGCGAAAGCCTATGTAGAACGAGAACAGATCCAGGGCGAAACCCTGGTAGCGATCGCCTGTGGTGCCAATATGAACTTTGATCGCCTTCGCTTTGTGGCAGAACGCGCCGAACTCGGGGAACGCCGAGAAGCAATCTTTGCAGTAACAATTCCCGAAACGCCGGGAAGCCTGCGGAAATTTTGTGAATGCATGGGTAGACATAGCCTGACAGAGTTTAACTATCGGATTGCCGATCGCCAAGAGGCTCATATTTTTGTGGGCGTGCAAATTACTGATCGCGCCGATGCGGCTAATCTGGTTTCCAGCTTTGAAAGGTGTGGTTTCAAAACAATTGACTTAACCGATGACGAACTCACAAAACTGCATTTGCGCCATATGGTCGGTGGTCACTCTGGACTAGCTCACAATGAATTGCTCTATCGGTTTGAATTTCCTGAACGCCCTGGAGCTTTGATGAAGTTTGTGAGTTGTATGAGTCCTAATTGGAACATTAGTCTATTCCATTACCGTAACAATGGCGCAGACTATGGACGTATTGTCGTGGGAATGCAGGTACCCCCTCACGAAATGCAGGAATGGCAGGCGTTTTTAGATACGCTGGGCTATCCTTATTGGGATGAAAGCCACAACCCAGCCTATAAGCTATTTTTGGGATGATGAGTGGACAGAAACTCAGCCGTGTTTACACAGCAGCAACTGATTGTTTTCACCCGCTATCCTGAACCGGGAAAAGCCAAGACTCGTCTGATTCCAGCGCTAGGCGAGTCTGGTGCAGCGGCTTTGTCGCGCCAGATGACGGAACATACCTTAGCGCAAGTGCAGATGTTGCAGCATCAAATGTCTGTTGCAGTTGAGATTCGGTTTGCGGGAGGAACCACGGATCTCATGCAGCAATGGCTGGGGCAGGAATGGATGTACACGCCGCAGGGAGATGGGGAGTTGGGCGATCGCTTGATGCGGTCTTTTCAAAACGCCTTTGCCTCTGGCAGACACCGAGCGATCGTCATTGGCACCGACTGCCCAGAACTGGATAGCTCCCAATTACAAGCGGCGTTTCAAGCTCTGGAAATGTATCCATTAGTATTGGGTCCTGCCAACGACGGGGGCTATTACCTGATTGGGATGAACTGCTTCTTGCCAGACTTGTTTGTGGATATTGCCTGGGGGACTTCAACCGTATTGCAACAAACGCTAGAGACTGCTCACAAGTTGCAGCTCGCGATCGCTCAACTCCCTATGCTTTCTGATGTTGACTATCCTGACGATCTGGTTGTCTGGTTTGGTTGTCATACTAGGAGAAAGTAGTACAGCCGTATAAGTGGCAATCCTTTACGCTAGATCCATACAAGCTCGATCCATACAAGCTTGCGATTACCTCCGACTTCTACTCCTCTCCCAATGTCCTACGAACCTCTACATCACAAATATCGACCCCAAACCTTTGCTGAACTGGTTGGGCAGGAGGCGATCGCGGCAACTTTGACCAACGCCATCCAACAGCAGCGAATTGCCCCAGCGTATCTGTTCACAGGAGCACGCGGAACCGGGAAAACGTCTAGTGCCCGGATTTTGGCAAAGTCACTGAATTGTCTCAAGAGCAAAAAACCTACTGAAACACCCTGCGGCGTGTGCGAAGTGTGTCAAGCGATCGCTCGTGGGTCTGCGTTGGATGTGATTGAAATCGATGCTGCCAGCAACACTGGGGTAGATAACATTCGAGAACTGATCGAACGGGCCCAGTTTGCACCTGTTCAGTGCCGCTACAAGGTTTACATCATTGATGAAGTGCATATGCTCAGCACTGCAGCATTTAACGCCCTGCTGAAAACACTGGAAGAACCCCCAGAGAGAGTTGTGTTCGTGCTGGCAACGACCGATCCCCAACGAGTCTTGCCTACCATCATCTCGCGCTGCCAGCGGTTCGACTATCGCCGCATTCCCCTGGATGCCATGGTTACCCATTTACGACATATTGCCGACCAAGAAACGATTCCGATCACGGATGGTGCCATTACCCTGGTGGCGCAAATCGCTCAAGGGGGGTTGCGCGATGCCGAGAGCTTGCTAGATCAGCTCAGCTTACTATCCGGGAAAATCGACATTGAACACGTTTGGGATCTGGTTGGCTCTGTGCCCGAACGAGACTTGCTAGGATTGTTGACTGCGATCGCCCAAGACACCCCCGAAACCTTGCTCGACAGCACCCGCCGCTTAATGGATCGGGGTCGAGAACCCCTGATTGTGCTGCAAAACCTCGCCAGCTTCTATCGAGATTTACTCATTGCCAAAACGGCTCCTACCCGTAATGACCTCGTTGCCCTTACCTCTCCCACCTGGCAACAACTCTGCGACCTTGCCCAAACATTAGATTTGAGTGTGATTCTGGCAGGTCAGCAACATCTCCGCGCTGCCGAAGTTCAACTCAAGCACACCACCCAGCCCCAGCTCTGGTTAGAAGTCACCTTGATGGGCTTATTGCCCTCAGCGATCAGTCCGCAACAACCAGCCGCTAGCCGCCAGCCGCCAGCCGCCAGCAGGCAGCAGGATTGTCACTTGCCGATTTTAGATTCTAGATCAGAGGCATTATTAGATAATCTGCAATCCCCTGTCCCAAACTACCAATCCCCCATTGCCTCTTCCCCTTCCTCCTCCGCCTCACTCCCATCCCCCTCCTCCACTCCCATTGAAACACCACAGCCGCAACTTGAAACACCACAGCCGCAACCAGTTTCCAGTTTAGATAAGATTTGGCAGGAAGTGATCCAGCAGATTAAGCCATACTCCACTCAGGTAATGGTGCGGCAACAATGCCGCTTGCTGGGACTGGATGGGCAGCAAGCCCGATTAGGGGTTAGTTCACAACCCTTGTTTAAGATGGCACAAGGCAA is a window of Leptolyngbyaceae cyanobacterium JSC-12 DNA encoding:
- a CDS encoding glycosyl transferase (IMG reference gene:2510096495~PFAM: Glycosyl transferase family 2); protein product: MGWLARKLSGSRFKWRQVRQRDGFFDQVIAAADWLLSPAPYSRPEFLQIPPQAIETNASIQTSEKRAYRTTYASIILPVYNEQACIHQTFDSVLEYARTHPSYDFIFVSDGSTDRTVSLLESRIAVSGCDRIYVLAYPQQGGKGYAVRRGVELAEGDFVCFIDGDLAYSLDHLDLLLAKLERYEVAIGCRSLVPDGNQGLKPIRKIAGKIYNMLSRRLLNLPYVDMQAGLKGFQRTAAIRLFSLQELTGFSFDVELIYLAKKFGYSIAEVPARVSSGHSRKLSKVNLLGDSLRMLRDLLRIRFNDFIGRYE
- a CDS encoding putative xylanase/chitin deacetylase (IMG reference gene:2510096496~PFAM: Domain of unknown function (DUF3473); Polysaccharide deacetylase), with translation MISSDDMNKTVLLSFDVEEFDVPEEYGQSLPDAVKLAVSREGLQPVLHLLEELGIRATFFTTANFALHYPELMQAIAQTHEIASHGFYHSSFEVADLQKSRYALEALTQTSIVGFRMARLQKINDWDIECAGYAYNSSVNPTYLPGRYNNFLQPRTAHYSNHLLNIPVSVTPLIRFPLFWLSFKHLPLSLYQAASAWTLQVDQYLSLYFHPWEFTDISHFAVPGYIKHRSGQSMLRRLKRYLIWLKQQADFITYAEFKQRVPQ
- a CDS encoding nucleoside permease (IMG reference gene:2510096497~PFAM: Na+ dependent nucleoside transporter C-terminus; Na+ dependent nucleoside transporter N-terminus), whose translation is MPLNLLSFIGIFALCGIAWLTSENRRLIPWRTIAWGIGLQLILGLFVFLVPLTRLVVEVISNAVNSMLDATEAGARFVFGSLLVPDPVSIPGPILAGRWIARAVTPPYVPVPGDRLSADFLNLGYIFAFRALPSVIFFSALMSLLYSLGLIQPIVNLFAKIFQRTMRLSGAEALSGASNIFVGIESALVVRPYLERMTRSELCAILASCFGSIASTVLALYAGLLRPVFPNITGHLVSASMMAIPACFVISKILVPEAEVPETMGVQLEKQAQSDIDLVATTQSLESFEAVVASEEGAVAIAEPESERSGDPVLPEAKSIAAPETVEVAEKTVLLSPMESVVVGALDGVKLAVAIAALLIAILGLVALVNLFFANLASLATSSQPFISAIGRVFQVVTLQNIVGALFLPLTFLTGVSLKWQELWQASLLLGQRLIATEVPSYQQLGVLASQGAISDRTLLIVSYALCGFAHIPSLGIFVGGLIGIVPSRRKDISSLGLKALWAATLATLMIGAIAGLYDMGNPSILGR
- a CDS encoding hypothetical protein (IMG reference gene:2510096498), with translation MKPGMKRNQLLIWSLTILSMVVIVLISHSHTFPFLPAIAQTSKPSPISPPSSPPGSPSPASSPTPFPPVPVTPSALPSPLAPPASDATPLPLGGTYQDSARRFKVGVLENYKVSPLAGSVLIESPDGSLAYTVVPQSQPLGNPIGLIAGYDNSESLAKIATTVFQRGEGFQPTPARPEAGGGAVMDWTGTLTIGGNAQPVRGVILVRPSAQTILLLLIAATQAGQDQIPGALSALATSLEAIQ
- a CDS encoding Protein of unknown function (DUF3318) (IMG reference gene:2510096499~PFAM: Protein of unknown function (DUF3318)); protein product: MYGYDQEIRRLMDVLPASGRMLTKLVSKPDQRVVIDAPFPLPWMTERPILINFSLLSELTPPQRDLLVLRTVSWSTGVKWFQPSVYQGVLLAGVLGVVIETVQTDPVGILAAGALGAIAGTQIWRNNRSTQRELDADEAAIQVALRRGYTEPEAARALLTAIEQVAEIEGRRGFSFVELLRCQNLKAIAGISPIEVPTDVRQE